A genomic segment from Juglans regia cultivar Chandler chromosome 14, Walnut 2.0, whole genome shotgun sequence encodes:
- the LOC108990973 gene encoding 3-ketoacyl-CoA synthase 12-like: MEHLILVLYVVPVFYFLFLVWKWVDAKRDQECYILDYQLYKPTDDRMLNTEFCGEIIKRTKNLGLLEYQFLLKAIVSSGIGEQTYAPRIMFTGREDNPTLQDGISEMEEFFFDSISKLLARSGISPSQIDVLVVNVSMLSVVPSLAARIINRYKLRDDIKVFNLTGMGCSASLISVDIVRYLFKSYKNLNALVVTSESLSPNWYSGNDRSMILANCLFRSGGCAILLTNKRAMKHKAMFKVKCLVRTHNGARDDSYGCCIQKEDEQGRVGFYLGKTLPKAATRAFVDNLRVISPKILPMRELLRFLVVSFARKMSHSSNKSTAGGTKTLLNFKTGVNHFCIHTGGKAVIDGIGVSLDLSEYDLEPARMTLHRFGNTSASSLWYVLGYMEAKKRLKKGDTVLMISFGAGFKCNSCMLEVVRDLQSNGNVWNECIDVYPPESLTNPFMDKYGWINQEDLSTFKIPDQ; the protein is encoded by the coding sequence atggAGCATCTCATTTTAGTACTTTATGTTGTCCCTGTCTTCTATTTCCTGTTCTTGGTTTGGAAGTGGGTAGATGCAAAAAGAGATCAAGAATGTTACATTTTGGACTACCAGTTGTATAAGCCGACCGATGACAGAATGCTAAACACGGAGTTCTGCGGGGAGATCATCAAGAGGACCAAGAATCTTGGTCTCCTTGAGTACCAGTTCCTCCTCAAAGCCATTGTGAGCTCCGGCATTGGGGAGCAAACCTACGCACCAAGAATCATGTTCACCGGCCGGGAAGATAATCCCACATTGCAGGATGGGATCTCGGAGATGGAAGAGTTTTTCTTTGACAGCATTTCAAAGCTGTTGGCCAGGTCAGGAATTTCTCCCTCCCAAATCGATGTTCTTGTGGTTAACGTGTCCATGTTGTCCGTGGTTCCTTCTCTTGCCGCTAGGATCATCAACCGTTACAAACTGAGGGATGACATCAAGGTATTCAACCTCACCGGAATGGGGTGCAGTGCTAGCCTCATTTCCGTTGACATAGTCAGGTACCTTTTCAAGTCGTACAAGAATTTGAACGCTCTGGTCGTGACTTCTGAGTCCTTGAGTCCAAATTGGTATTCAGGAAATGACAGATCAATGATTCTTGCAAACTGTTTGTTCCGGTCTGGAGGCTGTGCAATCCTTTTGACTAACAAAAGGGCCATGAAACACAAAGCCATGTTCAAAGTGAAGTGCCTGGTAAGGACACACAATGGGGCTAGAGATGACTCCTATGGCTGCTGCATACAGAAGGAAGATGAACAGGGGAGGGTAGGGTTTTATCTAGGGAAGACTCTCCCGAAAGCTGCAACTCGGGCTTTTGTGGATAACCTAAGGGTGATATCACCCAAAATATTGCCAATGAGGGAACTGCTTAGGTTTCTGGTTGTGTCCTTTGCCAGGAAAATGAGTCATAGCTCCAACAAGAGTACTGCTGGGGGAACCAAAACTTTGCTGAACTTTAAGACTGGTGTTAATCATTTTTGCATTCACACGGGTGGAAAGGCAGTGATAGATGGCATTGGAGTGAGCCTTGACCTTAGTGAGTATGATCTAGAGCCGGCGAGGATGACACTGCACCGATTTGGTAACACATCGGCGAGTAGCCTTTGGTATGTTTTGGGCTACATGGAAGCCAAGAAAAGGCTGAAGAAAGGTGATACAGTATTGATGATAAGCTTTGGTGCTGGCTTTAAATGCAACAGCTGTATGTTGGAGGTGGTGAGGGATCTGCAGAGCAATGGAAATGTCTGGAATGAGTGCATTGATGTGTACCCACCAGAGTCCTTGACCAACCCTTTCATGGACAAGTACGGCTGGATCAACCAGGAAGATCTAAGCACCTTCAAAATCCCAGATCAGTAA